Genomic window (Arachis hypogaea cultivar Tifrunner chromosome 13, arahy.Tifrunner.gnm2.J5K5, whole genome shotgun sequence):
ATAGAGGGACACGTCTCCACTTTCGGGCATCCTGATTGGGCACGCACCCATGAAGCTGCTTCTTCCACTTCTCCCGTAGTCTCCGCTCTCGTTGAAGGCGGTGCGACCTGCCTTGGTACCACTCTTGTCGATGACCTAGCATACGGGTTCGTAACGTTTCCTATTATTATGTTGCTTGTACTCTAAGTCTATGCGATTCATAACTCTAAGTCTATGCTTGGTACCACTCTTGTCGATGACTTAGCATACCACTCTTGGCCTTCCTGGGGTTATGAAATAGTAAACAACATGACATGCACTGCTGCACGGTATTGTGTGATTATAATTTCTTCCTAACATTACGCATTTGAGTGAAAACAAGTTGTTTTGGGCATCCTTATTTGCAGTATCAGTGGTGAAAATAAGCATTATGGAACGCCAACCAATCCTTCTGTGCCTGCTCGTGTACCGGGTGGATCCTCTAGTGGGGCTGCTGTGGCTGTTGCCGCCAATTTTGTGGATTTTTCATTGGGTGAGCATCTTAATGTCTTTTTCACTCCAATAGTTTTAGCATACATAGTATCTACTTCCATGACGTCAAGCAACTTTTCTGGGCACTTTGTGATTTTTGTGTGCCTGTGCCTTTGTTCCttctataatattatttttatgaaggcttggtgcatcccttgcttttgtatttattCTTAGAATCAAGAATAGGGTTTTCTTAGTTGCAGTCTAGATTCATGCAGAAAGTACTTCACAAAGATGTTTAAGACATTAAAGGTTCAGACATGGTTCATGTTTGGGCTATTTTGGATTGATGGGAGTTAAGGTGTGGAGTGCAATGGATTTTAAAGGAGTGGAGTTATTATTCTACTCCATTGTTAGGACGAATTTGGGCATCCACTCTAAACACCTTAAAGGAGTGGAGTTATTATTCTACTCCGTTTGTTTGATAGCAGTTAGTTGTGAAAAAGATGATAGAATCTTGACTAGTTGTTTGTTCAGGTAACTTGACGATCTATAAAAGCTCCAGCATGAGTAGAATGGGTAGCCCAGTAGAGAGAGGTAGAGGGTGTCCAAGAAAATATTGATAAATCCATTAAGAAGTAAGTGGATTGCCTATATACGTGGCTATGATAGGAATGGTGTTGTCATTTAGTTTCAGATAATTGATCCTATCTAGCCCTAAAAGGAGGTGTTGTTGTTACCGCCTTACAGCCACTCAGGATATTTTCAATTCAAAAGTGAAAGTGTATTCCttctatatttgttatttttgtttagtATTACAATATAAGTTTTGTATAATATTGACCAATGCTGATTTATTGCACCATATCTAACAGGTATTGATACTGTTGGTGGGGTGAGAGTGCCTGCTGGGTTTTGTGGCATTCTAGGATTTCGACCTTCATATGGTGCTGTTCCTCATGTGGGAATTATACCTATTTCAACAAGTCTAGATACTATTGGTATGAATGATCCAATTATATATTATGATCTGATCTTTGAGCATGTGTATATCGGTGGCTGTtacatctatttatttattcggAATGATTAGTATACTTTCTTGGCTGAAAGATCAACCAGACGAGAAAATATATCTTATAATCACTTTTCATTTAAACCTCATgttcatttatttgtttttaaaattagtaaattCACTTGGTTGAAAGATCAAGCAGTGGAGAAAATAAATGTTCTATTAAGGTTACTTTTTGTTTAACTTTCTTGTATAGCTACTGTCATTGTTTTGGTTTATCAATATGGATCCTTTTATTATGTCATTTCTGCATTTctctatttctttttaattctgaAATGCCCTTTACAGGTTGGTTTGCTAAGGATCCTCATATTTTGTGTCGTGTTGGTCATGTACTCTTACAAGCACCATTTGTAACTCACCGGAATCCCCGGCAGATAGTTGTAGCTGATGATTGTTTTCAGCATCTAAATGTTCCTCTTGAAAGGAGTTTGCAGGTGGTGATCAAAGCCACTGAGAAGCTTTTTGGAAGTATGTCCTGCAGGGTGTTTGCTCTTGTGTGCGTGTTGTTTTTAAGCTAAATTTTGTTGCTTATTAACTAACAGAACAATAACTTATAAACATTGGTTGTCTTAGGGCAAGTATTGAAGCACATAAATCTTGAGGACTATATAAGTGCTAAAGTTCCTAGCTTGAAGGAGCACTCTAACCAGAATACAAATGGTGAACTGAAATCTTCTTCATTAAAATTACTTGCCAACATTGCTCAATTCCTACAAAGGTTAGTTGTTTTTTTGTGACGTGAAAATACTGTTATAATTTGTAACTTTTACGGTAAGCACTTGATTAACAAGAATAAGTTGCTTTTCAATGTCGTTTGaacttttcattttcatttggtGTGTATTAATCACATCTGTGGAAGTCGTCAGTTATATAGTGTGATTATTATCAACCTATTGTACAGGCATGAATTCAAACTTAAGCATGATGAATGGATGAACACAGTAAACCCAGATCTTCATCCAGCTGTCTCAGCACAATTACATGGAAAGTTTGAGGTATCCGATGCAGAGATAGAAAAGTCCAAATCTGTTAGAAGTGACATGCGTGCTGCTCTAAATATGCTTTTGAAGGTAATGATTGTATCCCTCTCTGTATCCAACTTTTGTCAAGTCCTAATTTAACATAAGTTTTCGAAGTggatttgatctttaatttggcTGCATCTCCAAGTCCACAGTCAAATTTATCTTCAAATTCTGTTGCTATCTTACAAATTCTTATAGTGCGAAAAAAAAAGGGTACCCGATGCACAAGCATCCCGCTTTCGCTACTCAGGGTTCGGGGGAATGCCTCTCCCAAAGGGAGTGCATAATAGTGTGTGAttgttcaaaattaaattttgctGAATTTCCGCAAACTTAGGAAAAAGGTCACTTAAAAAAACACAGATTGAGAACAGATACCATTCTaaacaagttactgaatttaTAGTCCAGTCATACCAAAATCAAATtcatttttctataaaaaagCAGTCTTGATATATTAAACATGATTGTGCCGAGTATAATTTGTTTTGATGCTTTTAAGGATGATGGAATTTTGGTGATCCCAACTGTAGCTGATCCTCCTCCAAAATTGGGTGGGAAGGAGATCCAGTCAGAGGATTATCAAAGCCGTGCATTTAGACTGCTTAGTATTGCTAGCTTGTCAGGTTGCTGTCAGGTAAAATTCTTCAGGTTTGGTTAATAAGTGCCCTTGGTGACTAGTGTACATGTTAAGGTTTCTAATGTAGAAATCTATAGTTGAAAACTAGAATGTTCCAAGTTTTCAaagaatttatatataaaaaatattttagaagttTCTATCATGAGTAACCTTAAGATGTGTTGGCACTTCCACACTTGCCAGCAAAAACCCAAATTTTTACCATGCCAagggaaaaaaaaattcaagtcaTCATCTGGTGCTCTTTTTAGTCGCTTTTCTGACCATGCTATTCAACTTTTCTCTATATTCTGCTGTTTTATCCTTTCAGGTCACTATTCCACTAGGATTTTATGATAAGTGTCCTGTTTCAGTGTCCTTAATAGCTCGTCATGGTAATGATCTCTTTCTACTGGAGACTCTAGAAACCATGTATACAACTCTTCAAGAGCAGGCAGATGTTGCTTCCAAGGCTAAATCATCAAGAAATGTTGTCAGTAAGGAAGAGTCTGCTGAAATAGCAAAAGAGAAGGTATTGCTGTTATGTGAACAGAGGATATATTCAGTATTTGTTTCAATTATGGTTGTGTGATGTgatcttttatttataaattaatgtaGTTTagcatgtcttttttttttaagtttgtggTGTGGTTCCTATATTGCGGTGTATTTTTTATGTGATGTTGATGCATTCATATGAATATTTACAACA
Coding sequences:
- the LOC140178080 gene encoding translocon at the outer membrane of chloroplasts 64-like; this encodes MASQSANVWVLLGLGIAGILLLTRKLKHTVRQDLGAFIQKLQLLPPPQPAPPKAPHPLTALTFALSDLFDIEGHVSTFGHPDWARTHEAASSTSPVVSALVEGGATCLGTTLVDDLAYGISGENKHYGTPTNPSVPARVPGGSSSGAAVAVAANFVDFSLGIDTVGGVRVPAGFCGILGFRPSYGAVPHVGIIPISTSLDTIGWFAKDPHILCRVGHVLLQAPFVTHRNPRQIVVADDCFQHLNVPLERSLQVVIKATEKLFGRQVLKHINLEDYISAKVPSLKEHSNQNTNGELKSSSLKLLANIAQFLQRHEFKLKHDEWMNTVNPDLHPAVSAQLHGKFEVSDAEIEKSKSVRSDMRAALNMLLKDDGILVIPTVADPPPKLGGKEIQSEDYQSRAFRLLSIASLSGCCQVTIPLGFYDKCPVSVSLIARHGNDLFLLETLETMYTTLQEQADVASKAKSSRNVVSKEESAEIAKEKGNQAYKDKQWQKAIGFYSEAIKLSGNNATYYSNRAQAYLEHGSYLQAEADCTKAINLDKKNVKAYFRRGTAREMLGYYKDAIDDFKYALVLEPTNKRAAAAAERLRKLFQ